One Electrophorus electricus isolate fEleEle1 chromosome 10, fEleEle1.pri, whole genome shotgun sequence genomic region harbors:
- the si:dkey-7j14.5 gene encoding uncharacterized protein si:dkey-7j14.5 isoform X2, which yields MSLYASQIKAFKSAEPKTLGAVEIIIGALTVTLSTVVYKLHYHIQREIIILIVNGAQLIITGILLVHAGRRPSKCLVGTNIVLQLVTAAFDIVGFGLIARQLPFRGESYYYRDTEFLVNGILGTLIGSLVLACIIGLVVALLGVYALSVSAIKEMTPIPNATINPHYGSGEPARSAMRAGN from the exons ATGTCGCTGTATGCCTCTCAAATTAAAGCGTTTAAAAGCGCGGAACCAAAAACCCTTGGG GCAGTGGAGATCATTATTGGTGCACTGACAGTCACTCTGAGTACAGTTGTATATAAGCTGCACTATCATATCCAGCGGGAGATCATCATCCTTATCGTAAATGGTGCTCAG CTCATTATTACTGGAATTCTCCTGGTGCATGCTGGTCGGAGACCTTCTAAATGTCTG gtgGGTACAAACATTGTTTTGCAGTTGGTGACTGCTGCATTTGACATTGTTGGATTTGGTCTCATAGCCAGACAATTGCCATTCCGAGGAGAGTCGTACTATTACAGAGACACTGAG TTTTTGGTGAATGGCATTCTGGGCACACTGATTGGTTCTCTGGTGTTGGCATGTATTATCGGTTTGGTTGTGGCCCTTTTAGGAGTGTATGCCTTGTCTGTTAGTGCCATTAAG GAGATGACACCTATTCCAAATGCCACAATAAACCCACACTATGGTTCTGGAGAGCCGGCCAGGTCTGCTATGCGTGCTGGGAACTGA
- the si:dkey-7j14.5 gene encoding uncharacterized protein si:dkey-7j14.5 isoform X1: protein MSLYASQIKAFKSAEPKTLGAVEIIIGALTVTLSTVVYKLHYHIQREIIILIVNGAQLIITGILLVHAGRRPSKCLVGTNIVLQLVTAAFDIVGFGLIARQLPFRGESYYYRDTEWCCDPRHSVWNCCGEGEKEGHKEFLVNGILGTLIGSLVLACIIGLVVALLGVYALSVSAIKEMTPIPNATINPHYGSGEPARSAMRAGN, encoded by the exons ATGTCGCTGTATGCCTCTCAAATTAAAGCGTTTAAAAGCGCGGAACCAAAAACCCTTGGG GCAGTGGAGATCATTATTGGTGCACTGACAGTCACTCTGAGTACAGTTGTATATAAGCTGCACTATCATATCCAGCGGGAGATCATCATCCTTATCGTAAATGGTGCTCAG CTCATTATTACTGGAATTCTCCTGGTGCATGCTGGTCGGAGACCTTCTAAATGTCTG gtgGGTACAAACATTGTTTTGCAGTTGGTGACTGCTGCATTTGACATTGTTGGATTTGGTCTCATAGCCAGACAATTGCCATTCCGAGGAGAGTCGTACTATTACAGAGACACTGAG TGGTGTTGTGACCCACGCCATTCAGTTTGGAATTGctgtggagaaggagagaaagaggggcaTAAGGAG TTTTTGGTGAATGGCATTCTGGGCACACTGATTGGTTCTCTGGTGTTGGCATGTATTATCGGTTTGGTTGTGGCCCTTTTAGGAGTGTATGCCTTGTCTGTTAGTGCCATTAAG GAGATGACACCTATTCCAAATGCCACAATAAACCCACACTATGGTTCTGGAGAGCCGGCCAGGTCTGCTATGCGTGCTGGGAACTGA